Proteins from a genomic interval of Acidobacteriota bacterium:
- a CDS encoding carboxypeptidase regulatory-like domain-containing protein has product MRLRMLSMLCLLLLLSAGAGFAQTTSGSLAGNVADPNGAALANATVTVTDELRAFSQTATTDAEGRFVFPTLAPATYKLTIEAKGFKKTERTGILLVANDKLTLGELKVEVGQANETVTVTAEATLVQSESAERSLAIQGEALRSIAVNGRGFTPLASLVPGIIFNTNNGSSDAITNIFANGLRANNNNLTLDGVSIVDTGNNGTLLSLNLDSVSEFKVLTSNYQAEYGRSAGAQISAVTRGGTRDFHGSFYTFRRHDGMNANTWINNRDKSFAADGTTILNKPRLDQRDIGYTIGGPVYIPKVFNKDKQKLFFFFSEEHQKRLVPPAAPNRVTVPTALERTGDFSQSRDNSGNPYPYIRDYTLANATNLCQATPAAPVAGINYQGACFRDGGVLGKIPANRLYGLGINILKIYPLPNVAQGTGFNYQTELPASQPQRQDLVRIDYNLTSAWRVYGRYVKVANTQTLPYGSFVLSTNLPDYNVIFPNPRNTYAVTVNGSLNATTLLEATIGGSHNSIDINPANTKFNRAGLGLTGLPVIYPNAVQIDSPPQFIFNGGRIANGPNIGSNNAPFYNFNTTRDWSVSLSKILGQHTIKTGAFWQNSFKPQSSFANNNGQYNFVDNASNPLDAQFGFANAALGIYNQFTQASAYIIGKYRYNNIEWFAQDNWKVNSRLTLDYGMRFYWIQPQFDEDLQTANFLPSRFNPADAPLLYRPVCVGVAVGSANPTPCSGANRRAADPRVAVNGFVPTGGATGNTIDGAYIGRLVPNTGKLTNGVVQAGAGIEKGVFKNRGVHFAPRFGFAYDVLENHKMVVRGGGGMFYDRPQGNVVFDLVGNPPTTLSPTFFFGQIQSVNTGQVLLAPPALTAYDHEGLSPTTYAFNIGVQYKLPLDSVLDVSYVGTTASHLLQRRNINAPNYGAAYLAANQDPTLAANATGANALPVDFLRPYQGFGNISYIESASSSNYHSLQSSINRRFSKGLLLGVTYTWSKALGTQAADLPGINGFGAPRIDNNQRRANYAPQDFDRRHNFNVNWVYELPKATSNRALGYLANDWQVSGIYRYQTGAPFNIGFSIPGLSGYGVTGTQQIEGGRIAIVGNPGSGSSSDPYHQFNVAAFTTPGLNSTGLESGRNFLYRSPINAWDMSLSKEFKIKEQVKFEIRLDAFNALNHTQFDGYNTTLNVTSLTNSTPTNLADSKVIVNANGSINRAPLTGFGAVTSVRPPRNMQLSARFQF; this is encoded by the coding sequence ATGCGTTTACGAATGCTCTCAATGTTGTGCCTGCTACTCCTGCTAAGCGCAGGGGCAGGGTTTGCGCAAACGACCAGCGGCTCGCTTGCGGGGAACGTGGCTGACCCTAACGGGGCAGCTTTAGCCAATGCGACGGTCACGGTGACAGATGAACTCCGCGCCTTCTCGCAAACGGCGACGACCGATGCGGAAGGGCGTTTCGTCTTCCCCACGCTCGCGCCAGCAACTTATAAGTTGACGATTGAAGCCAAGGGCTTCAAGAAAACCGAACGCACCGGCATTTTGCTGGTGGCGAATGACAAACTCACGCTCGGCGAGTTGAAAGTCGAAGTCGGCCAGGCCAACGAGACCGTCACGGTCACCGCCGAGGCGACGCTCGTCCAGTCAGAGAGCGCCGAACGCTCACTCGCCATTCAGGGCGAGGCCTTGCGCAGCATTGCGGTCAACGGGCGTGGCTTCACGCCGCTGGCTTCGCTGGTTCCCGGCATCATCTTCAACACCAACAACGGTTCGAGCGATGCCATCACCAACATCTTTGCCAACGGGTTGCGCGCCAACAACAACAACCTGACACTGGACGGCGTTTCGATTGTGGACACCGGCAATAACGGCACCTTGCTGAGCCTGAACCTCGACTCCGTTTCAGAATTCAAAGTGCTGACCTCGAACTATCAGGCCGAATACGGACGTTCGGCGGGCGCGCAGATCAGCGCCGTGACGCGCGGCGGGACGCGCGACTTCCACGGTTCGTTTTATACCTTCCGCCGCCACGACGGGATGAATGCCAATACCTGGATCAACAACCGCGACAAGTCGTTTGCAGCGGACGGCACGACCATCCTCAACAAACCGCGCCTCGATCAGCGCGACATCGGCTACACCATCGGCGGGCCGGTCTACATCCCGAAAGTCTTCAACAAAGACAAGCAGAAACTCTTCTTCTTCTTCAGCGAAGAGCATCAGAAACGGCTTGTCCCGCCTGCCGCGCCCAACCGTGTGACGGTGCCGACGGCGTTGGAACGTACCGGAGATTTCTCTCAAAGCCGCGACAACTCGGGCAATCCGTACCCGTACATTCGTGACTACACGCTCGCCAATGCCACCAATCTCTGTCAGGCGACGCCGGCCGCTCCCGTGGCAGGCATCAACTACCAAGGCGCCTGTTTCCGGGACGGCGGCGTGCTGGGCAAGATTCCAGCGAATCGCCTGTACGGTTTGGGTATCAACATCCTGAAGATTTATCCGTTGCCCAATGTCGCCCAGGGGACGGGTTTCAATTACCAGACCGAGCTACCGGCCAGCCAGCCGCAGCGGCAGGACCTGGTGCGTATTGATTACAACCTGACCAGTGCCTGGCGCGTTTACGGGCGCTACGTCAAAGTGGCGAACACGCAAACGCTGCCCTACGGTTCGTTCGTGCTGAGCACCAACCTGCCCGACTACAATGTCATTTTCCCGAACCCGCGCAACACCTACGCCGTGACCGTGAACGGGTCGCTCAACGCGACGACGCTGCTGGAAGCGACCATCGGCGGCAGCCACAACTCGATTGACATCAATCCGGCCAATACGAAGTTCAATCGGGCCGGCCTGGGACTGACCGGCCTGCCGGTGATCTATCCCAATGCGGTGCAGATTGATTCGCCGCCCCAGTTCATCTTCAATGGCGGGCGTATCGCCAATGGCCCAAACATCGGCTCGAACAATGCGCCGTTCTATAACTTCAACACGACCCGCGACTGGTCGGTCAGTCTCTCCAAGATTTTGGGACAGCACACCATCAAGACGGGAGCCTTCTGGCAAAACAGCTTCAAACCGCAAAGCAGTTTTGCCAACAACAACGGACAGTACAATTTCGTTGACAACGCCTCGAATCCGCTCGATGCACAATTCGGCTTTGCCAATGCGGCGCTCGGCATCTACAACCAATTCACCCAGGCGTCGGCCTATATCATTGGCAAGTATCGCTACAACAACATCGAATGGTTCGCGCAGGACAACTGGAAGGTCAATAGCCGCTTGACGCTGGATTACGGCATGCGTTTCTATTGGATTCAGCCGCAATTCGACGAAGATTTGCAGACGGCGAACTTCCTGCCCAGCCGCTTCAATCCGGCGGATGCGCCGCTGCTTTATCGTCCGGTTTGTGTGGGTGTTGCTGTTGGTAGTGCGAATCCGACTCCTTGCAGCGGTGCCAACCGACGTGCGGCTGACCCGCGCGTGGCTGTCAACGGCTTTGTGCCAACGGGTGGCGCTACTGGAAATACGATTGATGGCGCTTACATTGGCCGTCTCGTGCCCAACACCGGCAAATTAACCAACGGTGTCGTGCAGGCCGGCGCCGGGATCGAAAAGGGCGTCTTCAAGAATCGCGGCGTGCACTTCGCGCCGCGCTTCGGCTTTGCCTACGACGTATTGGAGAACCACAAGATGGTGGTGCGCGGCGGCGGCGGCATGTTCTATGACCGTCCGCAAGGTAATGTGGTCTTTGACCTGGTGGGCAACCCGCCGACGACGCTCTCACCGACCTTCTTCTTCGGACAGATCCAGTCCGTCAATACCGGTCAGGTGCTGCTGGCGCCGCCGGCCTTGACAGCCTACGACCACGAGGGACTGTCGCCGACGACTTATGCCTTCAACATCGGCGTGCAGTACAAACTGCCGCTTGATTCCGTGCTGGATGTTTCCTACGTCGGCACCACCGCCTCGCACCTGCTGCAACGGCGCAACATCAACGCGCCGAATTACGGTGCGGCGTACTTGGCGGCGAATCAAGACCCGACGCTGGCCGCCAACGCGACCGGCGCGAATGCGTTGCCGGTTGATTTCCTGCGTCCATATCAGGGCTTCGGCAATATCTCGTATATCGAATCGGCCTCCAGTTCGAATTACCACTCGCTGCAATCCTCGATCAATCGCCGCTTCTCGAAGGGGCTGCTCTTGGGCGTCACCTACACCTGGAGCAAGGCGCTGGGCACGCAGGCCGCTGACCTGCCGGGCATCAACGGCTTTGGCGCGCCGCGCATTGACAACAATCAACGCCGCGCCAATTACGCGCCGCAGGATTTCGACCGGCGGCACAACTTCAACGTCAACTGGGTGTATGAACTGCCCAAGGCAACGAGCAATAGAGCGCTCGGTTACCTGGCGAACGACTGGCAGGTCTCCGGTATCTATCGCTACCAGACAGGCGCACCCTTCAACATCGGGTTCAGCATTCCCGGTCTGTCGGGCTACGGTGTGACCGGCACGCAGCAAATCGAAGGTGGCCGCATCGCCATTGTCGGCAACCCAGGCAGTGGCTCCAGCAGCGATCCGTATCACCAGTTCAATGTAGCGGCGTTCACTACGCCGGGGTTGAACAGCACGGGCCTCGAATCGGGCCGCAACTTCCTGTATCGGTCTCCGATCAATGCCTGGGATATGTCACTGTCGAAGGAGTTCAAGATCAAGGAGCAGGTTAAGTTCGAGATTCGTCTGGATGCCTTCAACGCGTTGAACCACACGCAATTCGATGGCTACAACACGACGCTCAACGTGACCAGCTTGACCAACTCGACACCGACCAACCTGGCTGACAGCAAGGTCATCGTGAACGCCAACGGCTCGATCAACCGCGCGCCGTTAACTGGCTTCGGCGCCGTCACTTCGGTGCGGCCGCCGCGCAACATGCAACTTTCGGCACGCTTCCAGTTCTAA
- a CDS encoding beta-lactamase family protein, with protein MRRSIFLRGLLATVPAAYVTRAQAAARPAQTLTEKFEATRQSFNLPALAGVTVTTKAVGEVVYTGFRRAGSTVQITGNDKWHLGSDTKALTATLMAMLVEARKLKWETTLGEVFPELAKTMTPDLARVNLLHLLSHRAGLPPNVAWFTYGKRGVTYPEQRLAVLNDLLDKPLKAKPGSQYEYSNLGYTIAGAVAEKVTGQAWETLMQERIFRPLGMKSAGFGGLGKEGELDQPWPHGQNGKPMPKNGPAVDNPEVMGPAGTVHCSLSDWALFIADQLRGARGQGQLLRPESYQRLQTPPFEGEYALGWLVVERAWAKGKALTHAGSNTMNFAVAWLAPARETAFLVCTNMGGENATKGADEAVGHLLKAQFPSS; from the coding sequence ATGCGACGATCTATCTTCCTGCGCGGCTTGCTGGCGACCGTGCCTGCTGCCTACGTGACGCGCGCCCAAGCGGCGGCCAGGCCCGCGCAAACACTCACCGAAAAGTTTGAAGCGACACGGCAAAGCTTCAACCTGCCTGCGCTGGCCGGGGTGACGGTCACGACCAAAGCGGTGGGCGAGGTCGTTTACACAGGCTTCCGCCGCGCGGGATCAACCGTGCAGATCACCGGCAATGACAAGTGGCATCTGGGTTCGGATACGAAGGCGCTGACGGCGACACTGATGGCGATGCTGGTCGAGGCGCGCAAGTTGAAATGGGAAACAACACTGGGTGAGGTCTTCCCCGAACTGGCGAAGACGATGACACCGGATTTGGCGCGCGTGAATCTGTTGCATCTGCTTTCGCATCGCGCGGGGCTGCCACCCAATGTCGCGTGGTTCACTTACGGCAAACGCGGGGTGACATATCCCGAACAGCGGCTGGCAGTTTTGAATGACCTGCTGGACAAACCGCTGAAGGCCAAGCCGGGCAGCCAGTATGAATACTCGAATCTGGGCTACACGATTGCGGGCGCGGTGGCCGAAAAGGTCACGGGGCAGGCCTGGGAAACGCTGATGCAAGAGCGCATCTTCCGCCCGTTGGGGATGAAAAGCGCGGGCTTTGGCGGTCTGGGCAAAGAGGGCGAATTGGATCAGCCTTGGCCGCACGGGCAAAACGGCAAGCCAATGCCCAAGAATGGCCCTGCCGTAGACAATCCTGAAGTGATGGGGCCAGCCGGAACCGTGCATTGCTCGCTCAGCGATTGGGCGTTATTCATCGCCGACCAACTGCGCGGCGCGCGCGGACAGGGTCAGTTGCTCAGGCCGGAAAGTTATCAACGCCTCCAAACGCCGCCGTTCGAGGGCGAATACGCGCTAGGCTGGCTGGTGGTTGAACGCGCGTGGGCCAAAGGTAAGGCGCTGACGCACGCGGGCAGCAATACGATGAATTTTGCCGTCGCCTGGCTCGCGCCCGCGCGTGAGACGGCCTTTCTGGTTTGCACCAATATGGGCGGTGAGAATGCTACGAAAGGCGCGGATGAAGCCGTCGGGCATTTGCTGAAAGCGCAGTTTCCGTCCAGTTGA
- a CDS encoding glycoside hydrolase family 78 protein, with amino-acid sequence MLRPICLLMLCACACTLLTGDGHAQKKKPAKPTPKPIVQPAAKPAEAPPTGTLTASGLRCEYLTEPLALETRAPRLSWIVESNVRGARQTAYHILAASSAEKLAADKGDLWDTGMVAGNQTIQLEYKGLPLTARQQVFWKVRVWDQDGKAAAWSQPARWAMGLLAQADWTAQWIGAADASVEDVTAVLLRREFTLPETPVVVATAAPVANRRTVRGRRPVVVAVSKPDDLKVKRAILYATALGVYELRLNGQRVDDHILAPEFTDYHTRTQYQAYDVTALLKPGANAIGALLGDGWYAGKIGLAEILVKQARGTYGIHPRLLAQLEIELTNGQTERIVSDANWRVTREGPIRAADLLDGELYDARREMPGWDKAGFDDKAWSKADALFSVTTKLNAQPNEPIRITRELKPIAVNEPKPGVYVFDLGQNMVGWCRLQTQGAAGTTIKLVHAEMLNHDGTVYTENLRAALQTDQFILRGSGVETFEPHFTYHGFRYVQVTGLNSKPQLGDLIGRQFNSDMPETSSFETSSPLLNKLWQNILWTQRDNMHGIPTDCPQRDERMGWMGDIQIFVGTGIFNMDMGAFYTKWLRDVRDAQTPDGRFPDFAPQPFQKTLAAMKGGDFMGVAGWADAGVVVPWRLWQLYGDKRQLAENYESAKRWVEFVRQNNPDLLWKAKRGNDYGDWLNSDTMKPPPQLGIPQKGGEVPKHVFATMMFAYATDLVAKMADVLQKPDEAVKYGALFNDIRAAFNKAYVKSDGRIEGETQAGYALALHFDLLPEGKRAAAVKYMLDGIAKYKGHMSTGFHSTYRMMLELTKAGHTEAAYQLINQTSFPSWGYSIENGATTIWERWDGYVKGRGFQDKGMNSFNHYAIGAVGEWMHRVILGINNDDAKPAYEHFVIHPYPGGGLTWAKGSYNSIRGKIESSWRVEGGGFKLDVTIPANTAATVYVPAKNAESVLEGDAPASQTTGVQFVRLEGGAAVFEVQAGRYNFAVR; translated from the coding sequence ATGCTACGACCAATTTGTTTGTTGATGCTGTGCGCCTGCGCCTGCACGTTACTGACCGGTGACGGCCATGCGCAAAAGAAAAAACCCGCCAAACCTACGCCTAAGCCTATCGTCCAGCCCGCAGCGAAACCCGCTGAGGCGCCGCCAACCGGAACACTCACCGCTTCGGGCTTACGCTGCGAATACCTGACCGAACCGCTGGCGCTTGAGACGCGCGCGCCGCGCCTGAGTTGGATCGTCGAGAGCAATGTGCGCGGAGCCAGGCAGACGGCCTATCACATCCTGGCCGCAAGCAGCGCCGAGAAACTGGCGGCGGACAAAGGCGATCTTTGGGATACGGGCATGGTCGCGGGGAATCAGACGATTCAGCTTGAATACAAAGGCTTGCCGCTCACCGCGCGCCAGCAGGTGTTTTGGAAGGTGCGCGTGTGGGATCAGGACGGCAAGGCTGCGGCGTGGAGCCAACCGGCGCGTTGGGCGATGGGCTTGCTGGCGCAAGCGGATTGGACGGCGCAATGGATCGGCGCAGCGGACGCTTCGGTCGAAGACGTGACGGCGGTGCTGTTGCGGCGCGAATTCACATTGCCGGAAACGCCAGTTGTGGTTGCCACTGCCGCACCGGTTGCTAATAGAAGAACGGTACGGGGCCGCCGTCCAGTGGTGGTAGCGGTAAGTAAGCCGGATGACCTCAAAGTGAAACGCGCGATTCTGTATGCCACTGCGCTCGGCGTTTATGAATTGCGGCTGAACGGTCAGCGCGTCGACGACCACATTCTCGCGCCGGAATTCACCGACTATCACACGCGCACGCAGTATCAGGCTTATGACGTAACGGCGCTGCTCAAACCCGGCGCGAATGCCATCGGCGCGCTGCTCGGCGATGGCTGGTATGCGGGCAAGATTGGCTTGGCGGAAATCCTGGTCAAACAGGCGCGCGGCACTTACGGCATTCATCCGCGCTTGCTGGCGCAGTTAGAAATTGAATTGACGAACGGCCAGACCGAACGCATCGTCAGCGACGCCAATTGGCGTGTGACGCGCGAAGGGCCGATTCGCGCGGCGGATTTGCTGGACGGCGAGCTTTACGATGCGCGGCGCGAAATGCCGGGCTGGGACAAAGCCGGGTTTGATGACAAGGCTTGGTCAAAGGCGGATGCGTTGTTTAGCGTCACGACCAAACTCAACGCGCAACCCAACGAACCGATCCGCATCACGCGCGAGTTGAAGCCAATTGCCGTCAACGAGCCAAAGCCGGGCGTCTATGTTTTTGATCTGGGCCAGAACATGGTCGGCTGGTGCCGTTTACAAACGCAGGGCGCGGCGGGCACGACGATCAAACTGGTGCACGCCGAGATGCTCAATCACGACGGCACGGTTTACACCGAAAACCTGCGCGCGGCGCTGCAAACCGATCAGTTCATTTTGCGTGGCAGTGGCGTCGAAACCTTTGAGCCGCATTTCACCTATCACGGCTTTCGCTATGTGCAAGTCACGGGCTTGAACAGCAAACCGCAACTGGGCGATTTGATTGGGCGACAATTCAATTCGGATATGCCGGAGACAAGCAGCTTTGAGACTTCGTCGCCGCTGCTGAACAAGCTGTGGCAGAACATTCTGTGGACGCAGCGGGACAACATGCACGGCATCCCGACCGATTGCCCGCAACGCGACGAGCGCATGGGTTGGATGGGCGATATTCAAATCTTCGTGGGCACGGGCATTTTCAATATGGATATGGGCGCGTTCTATACGAAGTGGCTGCGCGATGTGCGCGACGCGCAAACGCCGGATGGCCGCTTCCCTGACTTCGCGCCGCAGCCTTTTCAGAAAACTTTGGCGGCAATGAAGGGCGGCGATTTCATGGGCGTGGCGGGTTGGGCCGACGCCGGCGTCGTCGTGCCGTGGCGGCTGTGGCAGCTTTACGGCGACAAGCGGCAGTTGGCTGAGAATTACGAATCAGCGAAACGCTGGGTCGAGTTCGTGCGCCAGAACAATCCCGATCTGCTCTGGAAAGCCAAACGCGGAAACGATTACGGCGACTGGTTAAACTCGGACACGATGAAGCCGCCTCCACAATTGGGCATTCCACAAAAAGGCGGTGAGGTACCCAAGCATGTTTTCGCGACGATGATGTTTGCTTACGCGACCGATCTGGTGGCGAAGATGGCGGATGTGTTGCAGAAGCCGGATGAAGCGGTTAAATACGGCGCGCTGTTCAATGACATTCGCGCAGCCTTCAACAAAGCCTACGTCAAAAGTGACGGCAGGATCGAAGGCGAGACGCAGGCTGGCTACGCGCTGGCGTTGCATTTCGATTTATTGCCTGAGGGCAAACGCGCGGCGGCGGTCAAATACATGCTCGACGGCATCGCCAAATACAAAGGCCACATGTCCACGGGCTTTCATTCGACCTATCGGATGATGCTGGAACTGACGAAAGCCGGGCACACTGAGGCGGCGTACCAGTTGATCAACCAGACCTCGTTTCCGAGTTGGGGCTATTCGATTGAGAACGGCGCGACGACAATTTGGGAACGCTGGGACGGCTATGTCAAAGGGCGCGGCTTTCAGGACAAGGGCATGAATTCGTTCAACCATTACGCCATCGGCGCGGTCGGCGAATGGATGCACCGCGTGATCTTGGGCATCAACAATGACGATGCGAAACCGGCGTATGAGCATTTCGTCATTCACCCTTATCCCGGCGGCGGGCTGACGTGGGCGAAAGGTTCTTACAATTCCATACGCGGCAAGATCGAATCGAGTTGGCGCGTGGAAGGCGGCGGCTTCAAATTGGACGTGACAATTCCGGCGAACACTGCGGCGACGGTGTATGTGCCTGCGAAGAATGCCGAGAGCGTGCTGGAAGGCGACGCTCCGGCAAGTCAAACAACGGGTGTGCAATTTGTGCGACTGGAAGGCGGCGCGGCGGTGTTTGAGGTGCAAGCGGGCCGCTACAACTTTGCGGTGCGTTGA
- a CDS encoding esterase: MLSRQNSRIAGALLFVCTTFTLAFAQQPPRQLTPNDTLKSPEVLADGRVVFRLYAPKASEVTVGGDWISQGLSTGGKLARDEQGVWAITVGPLPADFYSYAFTVDGVRTLDPKNAMIKQGVTSLDNMFLVPGAGAAFEDTQAVPHGELRKVWYNSTTLNEQRRLHIYFPPGYDSSKGKYPVFYLLHGGGDEDSGWSTIGRAGFILDNLIAAKKAKPMIVVMPNGSLPRPTNLPAVVPGAPPDPAANTAFQDRFASELLKDVVPFVEKNYRVLPGGANRALAGLSMGGGQTLRTVATNPDQFAYVAVWSMGVNPQVTADFEQRNAAFLANAAKVNQQIKLFAIACGEKDPLAFAGSKNLDELLKKRGIKHEMQISGGAHTWINWRQYLNEYAQKLFR, encoded by the coding sequence ATGCTGAGCCGCCAGAATTCACGAATCGCAGGAGCACTCCTGTTCGTCTGCACCACTTTCACCCTGGCGTTTGCACAACAACCGCCCCGCCAACTCACGCCCAACGACACGCTCAAATCGCCCGAAGTGTTGGCCGATGGCCGCGTCGTCTTTCGCCTTTACGCGCCCAAGGCCAGCGAAGTGACGGTCGGCGGCGATTGGATTTCGCAAGGACTGAGCACGGGCGGCAAACTGGCCCGTGATGAACAAGGCGTCTGGGCCATCACCGTCGGGCCGCTGCCCGCCGATTTTTACAGCTATGCGTTCACGGTGGATGGCGTGCGCACGCTCGACCCCAAGAACGCCATGATCAAGCAAGGCGTCACCAGTCTGGACAACATGTTTCTCGTGCCCGGCGCGGGCGCGGCGTTTGAAGACACCCAGGCCGTGCCGCACGGCGAGCTTCGCAAGGTCTGGTACAACTCCACGACACTGAATGAACAGCGCCGTCTGCACATCTACTTCCCGCCCGGCTATGACAGCAGCAAAGGCAAGTATCCGGTCTTTTACCTGCTGCACGGCGGCGGCGATGAAGACTCTGGCTGGAGCACCATCGGGCGCGCGGGCTTCATCCTCGACAATCTGATCGCGGCCAAGAAAGCCAAGCCGATGATCGTCGTCATGCCCAACGGCAGCCTGCCACGGCCAACCAATTTGCCGGCTGTCGTGCCCGGCGCGCCGCCCGACCCAGCGGCGAACACAGCCTTTCAAGATCGCTTCGCCAGCGAATTGCTCAAAGACGTCGTGCCCTTTGTCGAAAAGAACTATCGCGTCTTGCCGGGCGGCGCCAATCGCGCGCTTGCCGGGCTTTCGATGGGCGGCGGCCAGACGCTGCGCACTGTGGCGACCAACCCCGATCAATTTGCTTACGTCGCGGTGTGGAGCATGGGCGTCAATCCGCAAGTCACGGCGGATTTCGAGCAACGCAATGCCGCGTTTCTGGCCAATGCCGCAAAGGTCAACCAGCAAATCAAACTCTTTGCCATTGCCTGTGGCGAGAAAGACCCGCTGGCGTTTGCCGGTTCAAAGAACCTGGACGAACTGCTGAAAAAACGCGGCATCAAACACGAAATGCAAATTTCGGGCGGCGCGCATACCTGGATCAACTGGCGGCAGTATCTGAACGAGTACGCGCAAAAGCTGTTTCGCTAG